From a region of the Rhipicephalus microplus isolate Deutch F79 chromosome X, USDA_Rmic, whole genome shotgun sequence genome:
- the LOC119175874 gene encoding uncharacterized protein LOC119175874: MESPTPEENSPRCKDTPENDPSLLQKAISNAQREVSRKEDILRQLNIVKSHRKKNQEEPITELIEQWRSAAQQAILDFQQHMAEPRPGLKDILANFQIEASVIGYSEDDDCFV, translated from the exons ATGGAGAGCCCGACGCCGGAAGAAAACTCGCCCCGATGCAAGGATACGCCG gagaatGACCCATCTCTGCTTCAGAAGGCTATCTCAAATGCACAGCGAGAAGTATCCCGGAAGGAGGACATCTTGCGGCAGCTGAACATTGTAAAATCGCACAGGAAAAAG AACCAGGAGGAGCCTATCACTGAGCTGATTGAACAGTGGCGCTCAGCAGCACAGCAAGCGATTTTGGACTTTCAACAGCACATGGCTGAACCAAGGCCTGGCCTGAAAGACATTCTTGCCAACTTTCAAATTGAAGCCTCTGTTATTGGCTACAGTGAAGATGATGACTGTTTTGTATAA